The genomic stretch ggaaggacgtggacaaattggagtccagagaagagcaacaaaaatgattaaaggtctagaaaacatgacctatgagggaagattgaaaaaaagggatttgtttagtctgggaaagagaagactgaggggggacaagATAACATTTCCAAGTATGTAAAAGGATGTTacaaggaggatgaagaaaaatttgtttttcttaacctctgaggataggataagaagcaatgggattaaattgcagcaagggaggtttaggttggatgttaggaaaacttcctaactgtcagggtggttaagaaccggaataaattgcctaaggaggttgtggaatcttcatcattggagattaagagcaggttagtcttgccttgagtgcaggggactggactagatgacctctcgttctgtgattctatgtagcCAGCAGCTTTTTGCCGacggaagagagctctcctgtcaacataatgaAACCACCCCTAATGAGCGAtggtagctttgtcagcaggagaagctctacAGCTACCACTTACGCTGGCAAAATTTACGTTGCTCAAGGgcgtgttttggggttttttcgcacccctgagcaacataagttttgctgacataagttgTAGTGTAGGTGGGGCCTAAATCGTTAACATAAAAATTACTGAGTTGTTATAGTTGGGGATTATTTTTCCAACTTTAATATTGTACAGTGCTCCTCCAGAGTGTGACTCATACATGTGGTCTATTCTAGTCATTCCATTATGCAACCCTCTTTGCAAGAGATTCCTCTCATGGTTTATCTCACTTACCAACATCCCATATCTTGGTTCTCACAGAAtcacatgtggggaaactgagaacCAAGATATGGGATGTTGGTAAGTGAGATAAACGATGAGAGGAATCTCTTGCAAAGAGGGTTGCATAATGGAATGACTAGAAAACTGTGGCTGTTGAGTTCAGGCAAGGAATAAGCAGGCAAAGCAGAAGAATTCTGAGGGAAGAAAGATTTAGGGTTTATGCAAGTGTCAATAGTACTGAAACATGCAGAAAACTGAATAGACAAAATATTAGGAAAATTTATTCTTAACATTGCTCTGTGAAATGTCAGTAGAAGAGCAGTGGTTTGGAAACTGGTTTAGGTGGTTTTTTCCCCATGTGTGGAAGTGACCAAACTGTTAGACCATagaaaatatcaaatattttaatttaattttttttttagattgtaaaccttACAGGCCAAGGATTatcttttctgtttgtacaggaCCCAGCATAATCCTCAGTGAGGCTTTTGGggtactaccataatataaatgtttataaTAATATACAATTTAAGCTAAGAAGCCAAATACTAGTAAACTGTATGTAACTCAGAACCTCTACTTTTTAGAATAAAGTAACTGAAAAACTATTCTGCTTATATTTATCTTACAAAACATGAGTTCATGGTTACATATTCCCTGAACAGTCAGTCATCTCATCAACCCCCTAATTCAATGCAGGGATTGTAGGTCTGGAGCTAATGTTATCTGCTCTAACTGAGAGACCTAAACATGGGTCTTAGCAGGTGAATGAGGAAGTAATTTTcatccactttttaaaaacctgtatATTTGATGATTGAGTTTTGTTCTATAGTTCCGTATTAAATTGAAATTTTAAAGACCAAACAAAATTCCCTGTGTTTTTTCATCCTTAATTCTAAATAGATCACTGTAAGGTTTTCTTTGTTACAGGAGCGAGATGACCATTCCCGGAGAGGACATGAGGAACGACAGCACAGAGGTCAGTCAGAGCAAGAACACAGACGAGATAGAAATGgtgacagagacagacacagagatcattcaaagagaaggaaaaatccCAATGAAAGGCCAGGAGGTCGAGGGTATGAAAGAGAGAGGGATACCCAAAATCTCCGTGAGCAGCAAGATGAGAGGGAATTTTATAATGAGAGAAGACGTGAGCATCGCCAGAAGAATGAAGCAAGCAGTGGTGATGAGACTCTGGACCTTGGGAAACCTGATGGTGAAAATAAAGACAAAGATCCAACCAATAAAGAGAAACCAAGTTTTGAACTGTCTGGTGCACTCCTAGAGGATTCAAACACCTTCCGAGGTGTTGTGATTAAATATAGCGAGCCCCCGGAAGCTCGGATTCCAAAGAAACGATGGCGTCTCTACCCTTTTAAGAATGATGAGGTTCTCCCAGTCATGTACATTCACAGACAGAGTGCTTACCTGCTGGGCAGGCACCGAAGAATCGCAGATATTCCTATTGACCACCCCTCTTGCTCCAAACAGCATGCTGTGTTTCAGTATCGGTAAGTGTTACTCACTGTGTCCGCCTAGAAAACCAGATTGTAGTGGAGGCTAGAAGTGAATGGCATGTAGGGTACTCAAAATCCTCTGCAAACTAGtaaatttataaatttattttctatttcagaATTAGCCAGATTTTACATACAACAGCTGCGTATCCTTTTAGCGGTAATCAAAATTACCTTTGATTCCTCACATCTAACCATAGGCAGCCTTTAAGTAAGGCAAAGAGTACAGCAGTAGTCAAAATAGAATTAGACATACGTTGGAACCGGAGTAACACTTGTAGTCTTGCTTAATAGGTGAAAAGGAGCATTTCCAGATTGGCCCAACACAATATGGGGTGCTGGCTTTCCTTTGAAGCAGCAGGGATTGCCCACCGCTGGAGGCAGAGTTGCTGTTTGTTGATGGAATTAATTATTCTAGTTTAACAATTTGTATATTACTAATCTTGatctttttaatgtttaaaacatGGCACGGGCTTTCGTTTAACTTCAGCTCATTCTATatggagagaattttttttaggCAGGCTGAGTGCCTCATATCTTTTCAGAGACTtaactttctgtatttaatgaGATTTTTGGAAATTGAGGTATTAGCGATCTTGAAGTTATTCTGAAACATCCATCTCCATTTTTATTAACAGCATAAAGTTGCTGGTTATACTATCATTATGGTTTAAAGGTTTTCTGTTTTCGCCAGGCTTGTGGAGTACACCCGTGCCGATGGTACAGTTGGCCGCAGAGTCAAGCCTTACATCATTGACCTTGGCTCTGGCAATGGTACTTTCCTAAATAACCAACGGATTGAACCTCAGCGTTACTATGAATTGAAAGAAAAGGATGTGCTGAAGTTTGGGTTCAGCAGCAGGGAATATGTCCTTCTCCACGAATCTTCAGATACATCTGAGGTGGACAGGAAaccagatgaggaggaggaggaagaagaggaggaggaagagtcagACAGTTAACAGATCAGAAAGAGACTTCAAAGATCTTCTTCCAGTAGAACTTGAATCTGGATGTGAACGTTGGAGCATCACAGCACTGATGCCTCTTATTGCCTTAAAGTCTTTCCTCTGTTGCTGATCAGCTGTCACTGTAGTTAATTTTGGGAAACTCCTGACTTACTCATCTCCTTTGTAGTTTTGAAATTCATCAGGAAATACAGCTTTTGCTTTAAGAGGATTTtccctaataaaaataaaataaaatagaaggcacctgaaagtgagagttCCAGGGATGGAGCTCTTCATcacatgtaaaaataaatatgtaaggTTGTACTTAAAGAATATGGAACAAAAtaggcatttttaaaaaggacatggTTTTGCAAACTCTTTTGTCGACAATCCTTTGAAATTGCTCCTTTATTCTTAACTAGAATCTTAGGTACAGTGAACATGATCTGATGTTTTGTAGTGTCCAATTATTTGATGTGATTTGCTGAATTGTACGCACAGCAAACCACTCACTAAGCAGAGGAATTGATCAGGTTTGTGTCACTGAAAAGGAAGATACGTTGCAAATCTTCTCTTAGTATTCATATGATTTCGGTAGCCAGTTTGCATTGAAATGATTTTTCAGGGAAGGACATTTCACCAGAATACCTTGTAATTTATAAGCGGTGCAgcttgaaaagaaagaaaatgcttcATGGGACCTGAAGCTATGATAGCGTGGCTTGCTGTCGAAGGCTGTATGCACTCAGTATGTTGCAAATGTTTGCTGACGTTGCCTCTGAATGCTGATTTTGTCCATGTTTGAAGCCACTTTACTTTGACACCACTCTGACCCATGAATCATTTCACATAATTTCTGCATTTAATTATGTTAccatcaaaaagaaaaatatccaatgTTTTAACCATAATttgcactatttttttttaaattttacgtTATGGAAAATATCGTACTGTCATGTCTGAAATAGTTTTTCACCTGCATGTAACAGAAAACAGTCAATATTTTATAATTGTGAAGTTTGTTTCAGAGAAACGTTTTGAAAACATGGAACTATTTAGATTTGCATATATTCAGACATCTGCTTCCTGAGTTTTACCTTGTGATATAAGAAATGTAACTTATTTCACTTTGATTACTAATTTTCCCTCGTATTTGTGATGTATGGGCACATACTGTCTTCATGTGTTATGTATATACTtcttgtgtgtatatacataagTTGTATATTATACACACAACTAAATTTTATTGTGTAAATATGGGGTGTACATGCGGGTTTTCAAACAGTAGGTATAAGAAGAATGTGCTTTGGATAGCAGACTGTCCTTTATATGTACTCTGgggtttttaaataaagaatttgTAAATTTAGCCCTAGCTGCCTTTAGTTGTAACGTTTTTCTAGTGTCCAGCTTGGTTTTGCTTTATATTTTCTGAAATAgatactatatatatttttaataaaaacgcacaaatacaaaaagagagggtgggggaaattCTAATATTGAGGGTAGGCATGCATTCAAGGAAAGGCTAGATGGGTGAAACATAGATAATTCTAGAATTGTATTACGTTTGGTAAttcattacttttattttttgttaatacTATAGTACTACTTTATTTCGTCATAAAAAGCAGGAGTACCAGTCGTAGGATGAAATCTCTCATCTTTACAAATGGCATTAATGTGGTTTCATGGCTCAGTGGCAGATCTGTGTGCGTACACTTGAAGATTATTTTGTGTGTCTGCTTTAAAGTCGGAGTGATCACATGTAATTCAAACCAGTGCTGATTATACTTCTCGCAGAGCTGAGCAGTCTCTCACTTCTACCAGCAGCACCCAAGCCATCCTAGTTTTTGGTGTCTGTGTGCTGTTGCGTGTTTCTTTTGTAATCTGCTTGTACACCCATCAGGTACTGAGGTCAACAAAGACTCCAGCTAGGTGATTTTATGTTCTTCTCTGGCAGATCCTATCTGTACACTCTTAAAAATGCAGTGAGTTTGTTCTGAAAGTGAGAGGGGGTGCATATGGCTCAAACCAGAGCTGTGTGCACATCTGCTATTGCTGGGCAATGCCTGAAACGCTTGCGTGGCTGCATGGTATCTAACCAAGTTTAGTGTCTGCGATTTCCTGTTGTGTTGTGTCTTCTGGAATGTGGACATATATTCATTAAGGGGTGCCTAGATCACCAAACAGATTATATGACTTGACAGATTCAACCAATACTATGAAAGTGGGCTAGTTTGCCCTAAATCTTTACTTTTTTCAGAAAGTGTCACCAGCAcatttggattatttttaaaattaaaatgttggcTGCAACTAGCTCAACAGGTTTAACCTAGTTAGACAAAACAACATATAAAGCCTAATAAAGTGCGGTactgatttctttttaataaatatgaCACTGGCCCTTTTAATAAATGACACTTTGTGGATCTTCCTTCCACAAAGAGAAGAGACAGAGCTCAAATACTCATAGCTGTGATGTAAAGGTGAGATGAAAAATATGAGTAGAACACTTTTTCAGATTTGTTCACTATTTATACACTTCTTGATGTTGCTGATTTGTGACCCTTTCAGCTCCATCTAAGGAGTGGCATTGATTTGCTTCAGGCTGAAGCCATGTCCAGTCATGGGTCTGGATGTATGAAATGTCTACTGAAATTCCTAAATAGTGTACAATGTGGTGAGTTGTGAATTACCCTTTTCAGACTTGATTACACTGTGTACAATAGCACAAAACTATTATCTTGATTTCGCTGTACTGCatcagtttgggggtttttttatgctAGACCAAACCGGTTTCTTGTGGTGGAATCCAACAACGGTAGTACACCAACACTCTCTATGGTGGTGTGAAAACCAAAGCAACCCTCTTTCTAAATGCAACATCCAAATTTATGTGCAAGTGATTTCTTGCCCTTTTTTTATTAGTGTAAAATCTGATGACTCCTTGTATCAAGCCATGAAAACACTAAGAAATGCATGTGTGTAAAGTTAGGACTATTAATATTATGCAACtgatgtgcttaagtgtttgtaggattgggcccaaaaATTGTCCTGCTTGGACAATATAAGAATTTTACTCAGTATTTCTTTCCATCGCTCTGTTCTGCTGTTCCTGGGAAATAGCTTGCCCCAATTGGGCATGGACCAGCTCAGTAACTACCAATGCAATGTGATGTTTTACTGTTGGTGATTGAAGTATTGATTCAAATATGATCAAATTTTCCTTAAATTGTTTAAAAGcttgcatcttttaaaaatatcttacgGCAGTTCAAGCTAGCTGCCATTTGCTCAGCATCACAGAGGTTTACATTTTGGAACTGAGTTTTACCTATGGAAAAGTGTTTTACTACAGTATGTGGAAATATACCAGTTGTATCTTTTGAATGGTTGTGTCTACACTTTGTTATAAATGGCACAGTATTTAGCATACAGTATGTTCAAAAGTATGTTACATTTGTATCAAGTCAAATgtataaaatccattttaaattaaaattctagAATTTCATCCGACCTGCTTTAAATGGCATGGTGAATGTGTTATTTTAACAAAGGTGCTGGGTGCAAGGCTATTACTGTACTTATTAATACTGCAGTAGCGCAGGGGAAGGGAATACATATCAATATTTCTTATAATATAGCCTTTTGTTCATATACCCTTTAATCTAGCCATCGGTAATTTGGCTGATTTCTTAGTGTGTCCTGGGAGAGGTGAGTCTTCAGAAGGATATGGAGCAGGAAGAGAGGAGTTGCTTCCCACCtcaactgggggggaggggttgaggaGCTGGGATCAGCTGGGCAGCTGTAGAGGTTATAAAGAGAACAAATGAGAAACTAATGCTGTTGGTTACTGGCCCCTTTGGATATCTGACTACGGCCAAGAGAGAAACTTTAATAACCCTAATCCATGCTACATGACTAGAGCTATGAAATACGTCAGTGCCATAGGCCTGTCTACACTGACAGTTGTACTGATGTGACTATGTTGGgggggaggtggttttttttgtattttaaattatacagATATACTGGTACAAACGGTGgatgcagttacaccagtatagTTTATTCCCTTTCCTATACAGGAATAGCTATGTGGGGATGGGACACGTTTATAGCCccataactgcatccacacaagaGCGGTGTAATGCTTTAATTATACCAGTAGAGCTAGAGCAGTACAACTTTCCAGTGCAGACAGGGCCTTGCTGGCCCTCCTGTGTATCACGTGCTTATTAGTTGGTGTCAGTAAACTTGAATCTTCAGCAAAAATGGAGCAAATGAAGCCCCTTGTGGGAGGCAGCTTTAGTATTTCTAAATCTTCTGGAGCGTAAGTGGTATTTGCATAGAAATCAGAGCGGGAGGTCCACATTGCTGTGTgcagcaggagcagagccctTGACAAGCTACAGTATGTTCAAGGGGACAATGAAGGACATTACAAACTTCCAAACTCCTTCAAAAATCTCAATAAAATTCTGATCTATCCAACAATGTCCCTTGGGATGTACATTTTCTTTACAAGAAACTAACTGCCAGGTAGAAAAAAATGATCATTTTGCTagagaagcaaaacaaaattGTGTGAGGTTTGCATAGTTAGTAACCAGGGCTAATTAAAGACAAGCTTATTCGGAGAACAACTGATACGATTACAGTGAGGTCACCGTAAGAGATTAACCTAACTCCAGAGAACAGCAAGGGGTGACAAGGCTAATGAAAACTGTTTCCTTTAGGAAAGTATTAAGCAGTGAAAACAGAAGTGGATCTTCTTCAAAATGCATACGAAGGGCTTGTtgaggggtggatggggtggtgggtggAACTTGAGTAGGGGGTGGCAGGTTTTAGCGCTTGTCTGGGTCTAGGTTGGATGAGGGtcccaggggctgggtgggggagttTCTGGATGGGGGTGCCAGGGATGGGCTCTGGTGCAGGCTGGATGAGAGCACCAGAGGCTGGGGAGG from Eretmochelys imbricata isolate rEreImb1 chromosome 19, rEreImb1.hap1, whole genome shotgun sequence encodes the following:
- the SNIP1 gene encoding smad nuclear-interacting protein 1 is translated as MEEAETERRRRKRRRQEQPEAAEKRSPRRPRSARGSQSPPAEQGPARPGRSRSPAKRKNKSSTKRSKSPRSKRSRSPHHIVVKVKQERDDHSRRGHEERQHRGQSEQEHRRDRNGDRDRHRDHSKRRKNPNERPGGRGYERERDTQNLREQQDEREFYNERRREHRQKNEASSGDETLDLGKPDGENKDKDPTNKEKPSFELSGALLEDSNTFRGVVIKYSEPPEARIPKKRWRLYPFKNDEVLPVMYIHRQSAYLLGRHRRIADIPIDHPSCSKQHAVFQYRLVEYTRADGTVGRRVKPYIIDLGSGNGTFLNNQRIEPQRYYELKEKDVLKFGFSSREYVLLHESSDTSEVDRKPDEEEEEEEEEEESDS